In the genome of Parafrankia discariae, one region contains:
- a CDS encoding DeoR/GlpR family DNA-binding transcription regulator, giving the protein MSLPQRNVPGEDRLTWLSDQLRDQGAVTITAAAAALNVSEMTIRRDLFQLEERGVARRVRGGARSVGPRSFAQRRDRMAAAKSRIAAKLTGLVPDGGAVAFDASSTVMRLAGALTGADDLLVVTNGPDTFGVLRDRPGISVLLTGGRLDPRTGSLVGPLASRAAADITVRRLFASAAALDERAGPLEETPEEADVKRALAAGAEQIVLAVDSSKLGTRAVARWLDWDRVDWLVTELDPQDDRLAPYRRVTQVR; this is encoded by the coding sequence GTGTCACTGCCCCAGCGGAACGTCCCCGGCGAGGATCGCCTGACCTGGCTGAGTGACCAGCTCAGGGATCAGGGGGCAGTCACCATCACCGCCGCGGCGGCGGCGCTCAACGTCAGCGAGATGACGATCCGCCGGGACCTGTTCCAGCTGGAGGAACGTGGGGTGGCCCGCCGGGTGCGCGGCGGGGCACGCTCCGTCGGCCCGCGCAGCTTCGCCCAGCGGCGGGACCGGATGGCGGCGGCGAAGTCGCGGATCGCGGCGAAACTCACCGGGCTCGTCCCGGACGGCGGCGCGGTCGCGTTCGACGCGTCCTCGACGGTCATGCGGCTCGCCGGTGCTCTGACCGGCGCGGACGACCTGCTCGTCGTCACGAACGGGCCCGACACGTTCGGCGTGCTGCGGGACAGGCCGGGGATCTCGGTGCTGCTGACCGGCGGGCGGCTCGATCCCCGGACCGGCAGCCTGGTCGGCCCGCTGGCGAGCCGGGCGGCGGCGGACATCACCGTGCGGCGGCTGTTCGCCTCGGCGGCGGCCCTCGACGAGCGGGCGGGCCCGCTGGAGGAGACCCCGGAGGAGGCCGACGTCAAGCGCGCGCTGGCCGCCGGCGCCGAGCAGATCGTCCTGGCCGTCGACTCCTCGAAGCTCGGCACGCGGGCCGTCGCGCGCTGGCTCGACTGGGACCGCGTCGACTGGCTGGTGACCGAGCTCGACCCGCAGGACGACCGGCTGGCGCCCTACCGGCGGGTGACGCAGGTCCGGTGA
- a CDS encoding SMP-30/gluconolactonase/LRE family protein translates to MATDRPEQITDPVAFHGEGPVWSPDWGGLRCVDLLAGDVLAVDTTSGAVRRDHVGAVAAALRPRAAGGTVLALERGFALIDHAEPADPADPPDPAGLTAGVRRYLGDLWDAGAGVRMNDGGCDPDGRFYCGSMAYAETTGAGSLYRLAPDGTVSVVLTGVTVSNGLAWSPDGARAYYVDSPTSRVDVFDYDSERGLSNRRTLVTVPADAGVPDGLTVDADGYLWVALWGGGAVHRYSPAGRLDGIVPLPVPRVTACTFGGDRLDTLFITTSQVDTDLTRYPAAGAVFAFAPGAHGQPVQPFKG, encoded by the coding sequence GTGGCCACCGACCGCCCCGAGCAGATCACCGACCCGGTGGCCTTCCACGGCGAGGGCCCGGTCTGGAGCCCCGACTGGGGCGGCCTGCGCTGCGTCGACCTGCTGGCCGGTGACGTCCTCGCCGTCGACACCACGAGCGGCGCCGTCCGCCGCGACCATGTCGGCGCCGTGGCTGCGGCGCTGCGACCACGAGCCGCGGGTGGGACGGTGCTCGCGCTGGAACGCGGCTTCGCGCTCATCGACCACGCCGAGCCCGCTGACCCGGCTGATCCGCCTGACCCGGCTGGCCTCACCGCCGGCGTCCGCCGGTATCTCGGAGATCTGTGGGACGCCGGTGCCGGGGTCCGGATGAACGACGGCGGCTGTGACCCGGACGGCCGCTTCTACTGCGGATCCATGGCCTACGCCGAGACGACCGGCGCCGGTTCGCTCTACCGGCTCGCCCCCGACGGCACCGTCAGCGTCGTGCTGACCGGCGTCACCGTCTCCAACGGGCTGGCCTGGAGCCCTGACGGCGCGCGGGCGTACTACGTCGACTCGCCGACGTCACGGGTGGACGTCTTCGACTACGATTCGGAACGGGGGCTGAGCAACCGTCGGACCCTGGTCACCGTCCCTGCCGACGCGGGCGTGCCTGACGGGCTCACCGTCGACGCCGACGGCTACCTGTGGGTGGCGCTGTGGGGCGGCGGCGCGGTCCACCGCTACTCACCCGCCGGCCGCCTCGACGGGATCGTACCGCTGCCCGTGCCCCGGGTGACGGCGTGCACCTTCGGTGGCGACCGCCTCGACACGCTCTTCATCACCACCTCCCAGGTCGATACCGACCTCACCCGGTATCCGGCCGCGGGCGCGGTGTTCGCCTTCGCCCCGGGAGCCCACGGCCAGCCGGTGCAACCGTTCAAGGGCTAG
- a CDS encoding glycoside hydrolase family 43 protein — MNVNPILPGFHPDPSICRVGDDYYLVTSSFEYFPGVPIFHSTDLIGWEQIGNVLDRPTQLNVTPGLASASTGIFAPTLRHHDGRFWLITTNFADVRRGHLIVQATDPAGAWTDPVHTGGATVGIDPDLAWDENGTCHLTWCFPGQIMQAAVDPESGKLLSEPRGLWSGTGLAHPEDPHLFRRDGWWYLVIAEGGTEHPVQSTGHADLVELPGGEWAMVHLGVRPRGTFPKFHVNGRESFLTGITWADGWPVVVEDRFPVPVRDNSFTDEFPTPTLHPRWISPGTDPRTFTRHRAGGGVALAAGRAPDAGQAKHLLAVRAQDPQWQATAVIPEGDAGLTIRIDDAHWVATERRGDVLTARTVLGPLDQTLATTTGISPSEALAVHAVTHADAASFRAGPDQLELGHLSDGEFRLLATVDGRYLSTEVAGGFTGRVVGVEAIGADATLSRFEYQAR; from the coding sequence ATGAACGTCAATCCGATTCTGCCCGGCTTTCACCCGGACCCGTCGATCTGCCGGGTGGGCGATGACTACTACCTCGTGACGTCGAGCTTCGAGTACTTTCCCGGGGTGCCGATCTTCCACAGCACGGATCTCATCGGCTGGGAACAGATCGGCAACGTGCTCGACCGCCCCACCCAGCTGAACGTGACCCCGGGCCTGGCCTCGGCCAGCACCGGGATCTTCGCGCCGACCCTGCGCCACCATGACGGCAGGTTCTGGCTGATCACGACGAACTTCGCCGACGTCCGCAGGGGCCACCTCATCGTCCAGGCGACCGATCCGGCCGGCGCCTGGACCGACCCCGTCCACACCGGCGGGGCGACGGTCGGGATCGACCCCGACCTGGCCTGGGACGAGAACGGCACCTGTCATCTCACGTGGTGCTTCCCCGGGCAGATCATGCAGGCCGCCGTCGACCCGGAGAGCGGCAAGCTGCTCTCCGAGCCCCGCGGGCTGTGGAGCGGGACGGGGCTCGCCCACCCCGAAGACCCGCACCTGTTCCGCCGGGACGGCTGGTGGTACCTGGTCATCGCCGAGGGCGGCACCGAACACCCGGTCCAGAGCACCGGCCACGCCGATCTCGTCGAGCTTCCCGGCGGTGAGTGGGCGATGGTGCACCTGGGGGTACGCCCACGCGGCACGTTCCCGAAGTTTCACGTCAACGGCCGTGAATCGTTCCTGACCGGCATCACCTGGGCCGATGGCTGGCCGGTGGTGGTGGAGGATCGATTCCCGGTGCCGGTCCGGGACAACTCCTTCACCGACGAGTTCCCCACGCCGACGCTGCACCCCCGCTGGATCTCCCCCGGGACCGACCCGCGGACCTTCACCCGCCATCGAGCCGGCGGCGGAGTCGCCCTGGCGGCCGGCCGGGCACCCGACGCGGGCCAGGCCAAGCACCTGCTGGCCGTGCGCGCCCAGGACCCACAGTGGCAGGCCACCGCGGTCATCCCCGAGGGCGACGCCGGCCTGACCATCCGGATCGACGACGCCCACTGGGTCGCCACCGAACGGCGCGGGGACGTGCTGACGGCCAGGACGGTCCTCGGCCCACTCGACCAGACCCTCGCGACCACCACCGGGATCAGCCCGAGCGAGGCGCTCGCCGTCCACGCCGTGACGCACGCCGACGCCGCCAGCTTCCGCGCCGGCCCCGACCAGCTCGAACTCGGCCACCTCAGCGACGGTGAGTTCCGCCTGCTCGCCACGGTCGACGGGCGCTACCTCTCGACCGAGGTCGCCGGCGGTTTCACCGGGCGCGTCGTCGGAGTCGAGGCGATCGGCGCCGACGCCACCCTGTCACGCTTCGAATACCAGGCCCGGTGA
- a CDS encoding aldehyde dehydrogenase (NADP(+)) — protein sequence MAVPTVTTDTEGLLAAAAAAARPFGALAPAARASLLRAVADALDAAAETLVPVAMRETRLPEPRLRGELVRTTFQLRLFAGLLDDGRYLEATIDPPDPAWPTGPRPDLRRMLIPVGPVLVFAASNFPFAFSVAGGDTAAALAAGCPVLLKAHPGHPELSRLTAAVVTDVLAAAGAPAGTLALIEGDEPARAALVDPRVRAGAFTGSEHAGRLLFNLAAARDEPIPFYAEMGSVNPVFVTEAAAARRGPEIWAGYVESYTLGTGQFCTKPGLLFAPAGSAEADLVRLVSARPATPLLGERIAAGYRDTLDGLTGHPAVRVLAAGAGTTTGVTPTLLATGVADWLRDPGALAVECFGPTSLLVAYDDPSDLLAVARALGGQLTATVHGEDTDDVLAADLLAELRERAGRVLWNGWPTGVSVSPAMTHGGPYPATTSLHTSVGTTSISRFLRPVTYQSLPERLLPEPLRDDNPWGIPQRGRGV from the coding sequence ATGGCCGTGCCCACCGTCACGACCGACACCGAAGGGCTGCTCGCCGCCGCCGCGGCGGCGGCCCGGCCGTTCGGCGCGCTCGCGCCGGCCGCGCGAGCGTCGCTGCTGCGCGCGGTGGCCGACGCCCTGGACGCCGCCGCCGAGACCCTGGTCCCGGTCGCGATGCGCGAGACCCGGCTGCCCGAACCGCGCCTGCGCGGTGAGCTGGTCCGCACCACGTTCCAGCTCCGCCTGTTCGCCGGGCTCCTCGACGACGGCCGGTACCTCGAGGCGACGATCGACCCACCCGACCCGGCCTGGCCCACCGGGCCGCGTCCCGACCTGCGCCGGATGCTGATCCCGGTCGGGCCGGTGCTCGTCTTCGCCGCCTCGAACTTTCCCTTCGCGTTCAGCGTCGCCGGTGGGGACACCGCCGCCGCGCTCGCCGCGGGCTGTCCGGTGCTGCTCAAGGCCCACCCCGGCCATCCGGAGCTGTCCCGTCTCACTGCCGCCGTCGTCACGGACGTGCTGGCCGCCGCCGGTGCGCCCGCGGGGACACTGGCCCTGATCGAAGGTGACGAGCCGGCACGGGCCGCTCTCGTCGACCCGCGGGTACGGGCCGGTGCCTTCACCGGCTCGGAGCACGCCGGCCGGCTCCTTTTCAACCTCGCCGCCGCCCGCGACGAGCCGATCCCGTTCTACGCCGAGATGGGCAGCGTCAACCCGGTCTTCGTGACCGAGGCCGCCGCCGCTCGGCGCGGGCCGGAGATCTGGGCCGGCTACGTCGAGTCCTACACGCTGGGCACCGGCCAGTTCTGCACCAAGCCCGGCCTCCTGTTCGCCCCGGCCGGATCAGCCGAAGCGGACCTCGTCCGGCTGGTGTCCGCGCGCCCGGCCACCCCGCTGCTGGGGGAGCGGATCGCGGCCGGCTACCGGGACACCCTCGACGGGCTCACAGGCCATCCCGCGGTTCGGGTGCTGGCCGCCGGCGCCGGGACGACGACCGGCGTGACGCCGACTCTGCTGGCCACCGGTGTCGCCGACTGGCTGCGCGACCCGGGCGCGCTAGCGGTCGAGTGCTTCGGCCCGACGTCGCTGCTCGTCGCCTACGACGATCCATCCGACCTGCTCGCGGTGGCCCGGGCGCTCGGCGGACAGCTCACCGCCACCGTGCACGGCGAGGACACCGACGACGTCCTCGCCGCGGACCTGCTCGCCGAGCTGCGGGAACGGGCCGGGCGGGTGTTGTGGAACGGATGGCCGACCGGCGTGTCGGTCAGCCCGGCCATGACCCACGGCGGCCCGTACCCGGCGACGACGTCCCTGCACACCTCGGTCGGGACGACCTCGATCTCCCGGTTCCTGCGGCCCGTCACGTACCAGTCGCTACCCGAGCGCCTGCTGCCCGAGCCCCTGCGTGACGACAATCCCTGGGGGATCCCCCAGCGCGGCCGCGGCGTCTGA
- a CDS encoding zinc-dependent alcohol dehydrogenase, which produces MTGRAVWIDEPGRLEIRPAEPVAPGPGEVLVRVARAGICGSDREVLRGTRPAGFVRYPVVPGHEWSGTVAAVGPAGDTGLVGRPVVAEGFRSCRVCAACRRGDTNLCTAPYEETGFTCPGAWSDHLVVPSHLLHVLPPGADLRAAAGLEPAACAAAACLQAGSVPGERVAVVGAGTLGLLATQLLAAGGPAELVAVDPRAGRAELAARCGAATLLSPDEAAAGRWSRRFDVVVEAAGAPGSAALACGLARRGGRVVLAGLAADGDHPLRAIDLVLPQLTVHTVFGAPSRAWTHAVRAFAAGQLDPAALVTHELPLDDVGEAFRLLEDVAGTAVKILLHPASRSGTDS; this is translated from the coding sequence GTGACCGGACGCGCGGTGTGGATCGACGAGCCGGGACGGCTGGAGATCCGCCCAGCCGAACCGGTCGCTCCCGGGCCGGGTGAGGTGCTGGTCCGGGTGGCCCGGGCGGGCATCTGCGGCTCCGACCGCGAGGTGCTGCGCGGCACCCGGCCCGCCGGATTCGTGCGGTACCCGGTCGTCCCGGGGCACGAGTGGTCCGGGACGGTGGCGGCGGTCGGCCCGGCGGGAGACACGGGTCTCGTGGGCCGGCCGGTGGTGGCCGAGGGCTTCCGCTCCTGCCGGGTCTGCGCCGCCTGCCGGCGCGGCGACACCAACCTGTGCACCGCCCCCTACGAGGAGACCGGCTTCACCTGTCCCGGCGCGTGGTCCGACCACCTGGTCGTGCCGAGCCATCTCCTGCACGTCCTGCCGCCCGGCGCCGACCTGCGCGCCGCCGCCGGCCTGGAGCCGGCCGCCTGCGCCGCGGCGGCCTGCCTGCAGGCCGGTTCCGTTCCCGGCGAGCGGGTCGCCGTGGTCGGCGCGGGCACGCTCGGCCTGCTGGCCACGCAGCTGCTGGCGGCGGGCGGCCCGGCCGAGCTGGTCGCCGTGGACCCCCGCGCGGGCCGCGCCGAGCTCGCCGCACGGTGCGGCGCCGCGACGCTGCTGTCACCGGACGAGGCCGCCGCCGGCCGGTGGTCGCGGCGGTTCGACGTGGTGGTCGAGGCCGCCGGCGCGCCCGGCAGCGCGGCGCTGGCCTGCGGGCTGGCCCGCCGCGGCGGGCGGGTGGTGCTCGCCGGTCTCGCCGCGGACGGCGACCACCCGCTGCGCGCCATCGACCTCGTGCTTCCCCAGCTCACCGTGCACACCGTGTTCGGGGCCCCGTCGCGGGCCTGGACCCACGCGGTACGCGCGTTCGCCGCCGGCCAGCTCGACCCGGCGGCGCTGGTCACGCACGAGCTGCCGCTCGACGACGTCGGCGAGGCGTTCCGGCTCCTCGAAGACGTCGCCGGCACCGCCGTGAAGATCCTGCTGCATCCCGCGTCCCGGAGCGGCACTGACTCGTGA
- the rhaI gene encoding L-rhamnose isomerase: MRAFSQTTEDLARQEIELPSWAFGNSGTRFKVFTQRGIPRDPFEKVADAAQVHRLTGLAPSVALHIPWDVVDDFGKLGEHARANGVRLGTINTNTFQDDDYMLGSLCHVDERVRAKAVRHALDCVDIMDATGSRDLKIWLPDGLNYPGQADLRDRQDRLADALRQIYARLAEHQRLVLEYKLFEPAFYATDVPDWGTAYVHCLALGERAVVCLDTGHHAPHTNIEFIVMQLLRLGRLGAFDFNSRFYADDDLIVGAADPFQLFRIMTEVVRGGGYDEGSEVTFMLDQCHNIEAKIPGQIRSVLNVQEMTARALLVDRVALAEAELAGDVLAANAVLMDAFYTDVRADLAGWRESRGLPADPLAAFRASGYAQRVAAERVGGTQAGWGA; this comes from the coding sequence ATGCGGGCATTCAGCCAGACGACAGAGGATCTCGCTCGGCAGGAGATCGAGCTGCCCTCGTGGGCGTTCGGGAACTCCGGGACCCGGTTCAAGGTGTTCACGCAGCGTGGCATCCCGCGTGATCCGTTCGAGAAGGTCGCCGACGCGGCGCAGGTGCACCGGCTGACCGGGCTCGCGCCGTCGGTCGCGCTGCACATCCCCTGGGACGTCGTCGACGACTTCGGCAAGCTGGGCGAGCACGCGCGGGCCAACGGCGTCCGGCTCGGCACGATCAACACGAACACGTTCCAGGACGACGACTACATGCTCGGCAGCCTCTGCCACGTCGACGAGCGCGTCCGGGCGAAGGCGGTCAGACACGCCCTCGACTGCGTCGACATCATGGACGCGACGGGCAGCCGCGACCTGAAGATCTGGCTGCCCGACGGGCTGAACTACCCCGGCCAGGCCGACCTGCGCGACCGGCAGGACCGGCTCGCCGACGCGCTGCGCCAGATCTACGCCCGGCTGGCGGAGCACCAGCGGCTCGTGCTCGAGTACAAGCTGTTCGAGCCGGCCTTCTACGCGACCGACGTCCCCGACTGGGGCACGGCCTACGTCCACTGCCTCGCGCTCGGCGAGCGTGCCGTGGTGTGTCTGGACACCGGCCACCACGCCCCGCACACCAACATCGAGTTCATCGTGATGCAGCTGCTCCGGCTGGGGCGGCTGGGCGCGTTCGACTTCAACTCCCGTTTCTACGCCGACGACGACCTGATCGTCGGCGCCGCCGACCCCTTCCAGCTGTTCCGGATCATGACCGAGGTCGTCCGGGGTGGTGGCTACGACGAGGGCAGCGAGGTGACCTTCATGCTCGACCAGTGCCACAACATCGAGGCGAAGATCCCGGGCCAGATCCGATCCGTGCTCAACGTCCAGGAGATGACGGCCCGCGCGCTGCTCGTCGACCGGGTCGCGCTCGCCGAGGCTGAGCTCGCCGGCGACGTGCTGGCCGCGAACGCCGTCCTCATGGACGCCTTCTACACCGACGTGCGCGCCGACCTCGCCGGCTGGCGTGAGTCGCGCGGGCTGCCCGCCGACCCCCTGGCGGCCTTCCGGGCCAGCGGTTACGCCCAGCGCGTCGCGGCCGAGCGGGTCGGCGGCACCCAGGCAGGGTGGGGCGCGTGA
- a CDS encoding bifunctional rhamnulose-1-phosphate aldolase/short-chain dehydrogenase: MSGNRTVAELLARSNRLGADPRNTNYAGGNTSAKGVETDPVTGRDVELMWAKGSGGDLGTLTESGLAVLRLDRLRALADVYPGADREDEMVAAFDFCLHGRGGAAPSIDTAMHGLVEAAHVDHLHPDSGIALATAADGERLTKDVFGTKVVWVPWRRPGFQLGLDIAAVRRDNPGAVGCILGGHGITAWGDTSEESERNSTWIIERARLHLERHGRPRPFGAVVDARRALPAERRRARAAALAPHLRAVASRDHRMVGHFTDSDAVLEFLASEKLFALARLGTSCPDHFLRTKVRPLVLDLPASASPEECVERLAELHEAYRDDYRSYYERHATGDSPPMRGADPAIILVPGVGMFSYGRDKQTARVAGEFYVNAINVMRGAEAVSSYAPIPESEKFRIEYWALEEAKLRRLPSPKRHAGRVALVTGAASGIGQATAARLAADGACVVVADLDPDRAVSAAADLGGADVAVGVGADVTKADEVEAAVEATLLAFGGIDLVVNNAGLSISKPLLETTERDWDLQHDVMAKGSFLVARAAARAMIDQRLGGDIVYIVSKNALFAGPNNVAYGAAKADQAHQVRLLAAELGGHGIRVNGVNPDGVVRGSGIFAGGWGAQRAAVYGIPEEELGAFYARRTLLGREVLPEHVANAVAAVCSGELSHTTGLLIPVDAGVAAAFLR; the protein is encoded by the coding sequence GTGAGCGGGAACCGGACCGTCGCCGAGCTCCTCGCCCGGTCGAACCGGCTCGGAGCCGACCCGCGCAACACCAACTACGCGGGCGGCAACACCTCCGCCAAGGGCGTCGAGACCGATCCGGTCACCGGCCGCGACGTCGAGCTGATGTGGGCCAAGGGGTCGGGCGGCGACCTCGGCACGCTGACCGAGTCCGGCCTCGCCGTGCTCCGGCTGGACCGGCTGCGCGCCCTCGCGGACGTCTACCCCGGCGCGGACCGCGAGGACGAGATGGTCGCCGCCTTCGACTTCTGCCTGCACGGCCGGGGCGGTGCCGCGCCCTCGATCGACACCGCCATGCACGGGCTCGTCGAGGCCGCGCACGTCGACCATCTGCACCCGGACAGCGGCATCGCCCTCGCGACCGCCGCCGACGGTGAACGGCTCACGAAGGACGTGTTCGGCACGAAGGTCGTGTGGGTGCCGTGGCGGCGGCCGGGCTTCCAGCTCGGCCTCGACATCGCGGCCGTGCGGCGGGACAACCCCGGCGCCGTCGGCTGCATCCTCGGCGGGCACGGCATCACCGCGTGGGGCGACACCAGCGAGGAGTCCGAGCGCAACTCCACCTGGATCATCGAGCGGGCGCGGCTCCACCTCGAGCGGCACGGGCGGCCGCGGCCCTTCGGCGCCGTGGTCGACGCCCGGCGCGCGCTGCCGGCCGAGCGACGGCGCGCCCGGGCCGCCGCGCTCGCGCCCCACCTGCGCGCGGTGGCGTCCCGCGACCACCGCATGGTCGGCCACTTCACCGACAGCGACGCCGTCCTGGAGTTCCTGGCGAGCGAGAAGCTGTTCGCGCTGGCCCGGCTCGGGACGTCCTGCCCCGACCACTTCCTGCGGACGAAGGTCCGCCCGCTGGTGCTCGACCTGCCGGCCTCGGCGTCACCCGAGGAGTGCGTCGAGCGGCTCGCGGAGCTGCACGAGGCCTACCGCGACGACTACCGCTCCTACTACGAGCGGCACGCCACCGGCGACTCGCCGCCGATGCGCGGCGCCGACCCGGCGATCATCCTCGTGCCGGGCGTGGGCATGTTCTCCTACGGCCGGGACAAGCAGACGGCCCGGGTCGCCGGCGAGTTCTACGTCAACGCGATCAATGTGATGCGCGGCGCCGAGGCGGTCTCGTCCTACGCCCCGATCCCGGAGAGCGAGAAGTTCCGGATCGAGTACTGGGCGCTGGAGGAGGCGAAACTGCGCCGCCTGCCGTCCCCGAAGCGGCACGCGGGCCGGGTCGCGCTGGTCACCGGCGCGGCCAGTGGCATCGGCCAGGCCACCGCGGCCCGGCTCGCCGCCGACGGCGCCTGTGTGGTCGTCGCCGACCTAGACCCGGACAGGGCCGTGTCGGCGGCAGCCGATCTCGGCGGCGCCGATGTCGCGGTCGGCGTAGGTGCCGACGTGACGAAGGCGGACGAGGTCGAGGCCGCCGTCGAGGCGACACTTCTCGCCTTCGGCGGGATCGACCTCGTCGTCAACAACGCGGGCCTGTCCATCTCCAAGCCGCTGCTGGAGACCACCGAGCGGGACTGGGACCTGCAGCACGACGTCATGGCGAAGGGGAGCTTCCTCGTCGCGCGGGCCGCGGCGCGAGCCATGATCGACCAGCGGCTCGGCGGTGACATCGTCTACATCGTGTCCAAGAACGCGCTGTTCGCCGGGCCGAACAACGTCGCCTACGGCGCCGCGAAGGCCGACCAGGCGCACCAGGTCCGGCTGCTGGCCGCCGAGCTCGGCGGCCACGGGATCCGGGTCAACGGCGTCAACCCGGACGGCGTCGTGCGCGGCAGCGGCATCTTCGCCGGCGGGTGGGGCGCACAGCGCGCGGCGGTCTACGGCATCCCCGAGGAGGAGCTCGGCGCCTTCTACGCCCGGCGGACCCTGCTCGGGCGGGAGGTGCTGCCCGAGCATGTGGCCAACGCGGTCGCGGCCGTGTGCTCGGGCGAGCTCAGCCACACGACCGGCCTGCTCATCCCCGTCGACGCCGGCGTCGCGGCCGCCTTCCTGCGCTGA
- a CDS encoding mandelate racemase/muconate lactonizing enzyme family protein — MKIADVRTHVYGTPWRDLTYVQVFTDDGLVGVGETRMLGHTQALLGYLAEATRNHVLGSDPFDIESLVDRMKRGDYGRAGEIVMSGIACVEMACWDIVGKALGQPVWRLLGGKVRDRIKAYANGWYTVERTPEEFHTAARAVVDRGYRALKLDPFGAGRWELDRAERRHSISLVEAVRDAVGPDVEILVEMHGRFAPHEAIRIAASLAEFEPGWVEEPVPPENLRALAKAAAGIDAPVATGERIHDRTEFRELFDLGAADIIQPDIGHLGGISETRKLAATAETHFTLVAPHNVGGAVLTAANLHLAACTPNFMIQEHFNDFADEEVKLAAPGLPPVVDGYFALPTAPGLGVELDVDVVAAHPSRGAHFDLYTDGWELRGSRPPGRG; from the coding sequence ATGAAGATCGCCGACGTGCGGACGCACGTGTACGGGACCCCGTGGCGGGATCTGACCTACGTCCAGGTCTTCACGGACGATGGCCTGGTCGGCGTGGGGGAGACCCGGATGCTCGGCCACACCCAGGCGCTGCTCGGCTACCTGGCCGAGGCGACCCGCAACCATGTGCTCGGCTCCGATCCGTTCGACATCGAGTCGCTGGTCGACCGGATGAAACGCGGTGACTACGGGCGCGCCGGCGAGATCGTCATGTCCGGTATCGCCTGCGTCGAGATGGCCTGCTGGGACATCGTGGGCAAGGCCCTGGGACAGCCGGTGTGGCGGCTGCTGGGCGGGAAGGTCCGGGACAGGATCAAGGCGTACGCCAACGGCTGGTACACCGTCGAGCGCACCCCCGAGGAGTTCCACACGGCGGCGCGGGCGGTGGTGGACCGGGGCTACCGGGCACTCAAGCTCGACCCGTTCGGCGCCGGCCGGTGGGAGCTGGACCGGGCCGAACGCCGCCACTCCATCTCCCTGGTCGAGGCGGTGCGCGACGCGGTCGGGCCGGACGTGGAGATTCTCGTCGAGATGCACGGGCGGTTCGCGCCGCACGAGGCGATCCGGATCGCCGCCTCGCTGGCCGAGTTCGAGCCGGGCTGGGTGGAGGAGCCGGTGCCACCGGAGAACCTGCGGGCGCTGGCCAAGGCCGCCGCCGGGATCGACGCCCCGGTGGCGACCGGGGAGCGCATCCACGACCGCACCGAGTTCCGGGAGCTGTTCGACCTGGGCGCCGCCGACATCATCCAGCCCGACATCGGCCACCTCGGCGGCATCAGCGAGACCCGCAAGCTCGCCGCGACCGCGGAGACCCACTTCACGCTGGTCGCCCCGCACAACGTCGGCGGCGCGGTGCTCACCGCCGCCAACCTGCACCTGGCCGCCTGCACCCCCAACTTCATGATCCAGGAACACTTCAACGACTTCGCCGACGAGGAGGTCAAGCTCGCGGCCCCGGGCCTGCCGCCGGTCGTCGACGGCTACTTCGCCCTGCCGACCGCACCCGGCCTCGGCGTCGAGCTGGACGTCGACGTCGTGGCCGCCCACCCGTCCCGCGGCGCCCACTTCGACCTCTACACCGACGGCTGGGAGCTGCGCGGCTCCCGCCCGCCCGGCCGCGGCTGA